In the genome of Lathyrus oleraceus cultivar Zhongwan6 chromosome 4, CAAS_Psat_ZW6_1.0, whole genome shotgun sequence, the window GAGCCGTGGAACTTGCTGCTGCAGGAGTTTCAATTGCTTTATTCAACCAAGCTTCAAAGATTACAATATTTCCTCTTGTTAGCATTACAACATCCTTTGTAGCTGAGGAAGACACCATCAAAAGAATGAATATCAAAGCATCTGAAAATCATCATAACACTAACCTAACTCAACATCATGTGCTTCATCAAGACATAGAGAAAGGAACATCCAACAAAGAGAACAATAATGTCAACACTCCAAAACAATCACAAAATGAAACTAATGGTACTGTGGCTAAAACTTGTGcacatgaagatgagaaaaaataTGATATTAAGAACAACAATGAGATAGTTGCGaagaacaagaacaagaacaagaacaagagACACATTGCTTCTGCCTCAACAGCGTTACTTTTTGGCTCAATTCTTGGCCTCATTCAAGCTTCCATTCTTGTATTTGCAGCTAAACCTCTTTTAAGTCTCATGGGTGTCAAACATGTAAGTCTCATGGGTGTCACCATTACTGTCGATGTGTCAGTGTCGTGTCTGATGTTTGTGTGTGCGCTTCATAGATCATTAACCTCTATTTAATGTGTAGGGTTCTCCGATGCTAAAACCAGCAGTGAAGTATTTAACATATAGATCAATCGGTGCTCCTGCGGTTCTTCTCTCTTTGGCAATGCAAGGAATTTTTCGAGGATTTAAGGACACAACGACTCCGTTATATGTCAtaggtatatatatatatatatatatatcattatTTATCATCTGCAGTCGAATGTCTCTGCACTACTATTATCGTTTTTTCATTGACTTACTTTTGATGTATTTGATTTTATGTAGTTGCTGGATATTCATTGAATGTGCTATTGGCGCCATTACTTATTTTTAAACTGAAAATGGGAATAAAAGGAGCAGCCATTTCACATGTTCTCTCACAGTAAGTCTTAATTATTGAAATTGTTGTCTATATATAAAACCCTAATAATAAGAAGGAATATTAACATTGTTCTATGATTGTGGACCTTATTATAGGTACATGATGGCATTCACCCTCTTCTTCATATTAATGAGAAAGGTTTATCTCCTACCTCCAAGACTAAAGGATCTTCAGATTTTCAGGTTCCTTAGAAATGGTAAGCTGCTCCTGAAGAAATGCGGCAATTTATTACAAAAATGAGTGGAATTTTGTGAATGATTTTGACAGTAAATTTTGAATGTAAACCACAGGAGGTTTGTTGATGACAAAGGTGATAGCAGTGACATTCTGTGTGACATTAGCAGCATCCTTGGCTGCAAGGTTAGGTTCCATTCCCATGGCTGCCTTTCAACCTTGCCTACAAGTTTGGTTGGCATCATCCCTTTTTGCAGATGGTTTGGCTATAGCTGTACAGGTAAAAACTATGTAACACCGACGCTTCTGATTGAAGACGTGTCTGGTGTCAGACATGTATCAGTATCTAACACCAACACGACACTAATACATGTGATTACATTCAATTAATTCATTTCTTCAAA includes:
- the LOC127135606 gene encoding protein DETOXIFICATION 43 — protein: MNENGSADEPYKKWNFPFLVFFHDARLIFKMDALSREILGIALPSALAVAADPIASLIDTAYIGHLGAVELAAAGVSIALFNQASKITIFPLVSITTSFVAEEDTIKRMNIKASENHHNTNLTQHHVLHQDIEKGTSNKENNNVNTPKQSQNETNGTVAKTCAHEDEKKYDIKNNNEIVAKNKNKNKNKRHIASASTALLFGSILGLIQASILVFAAKPLLSLMGVKHGSPMLKPAVKYLTYRSIGAPAVLLSLAMQGIFRGFKDTTTPLYVIVAGYSLNVLLAPLLIFKLKMGIKGAAISHVLSQYMMAFTLFFILMRKVYLLPPRLKDLQIFRFLRNGGLLMTKVIAVTFCVTLAASLAARLGSIPMAAFQPCLQVWLASSLFADGLAIAVQAMLAGSFAEKDYIKTTAAATRTLQFGFLLGVGLSLIVGVGLYFGAGIFSKNLQVIHFIRIGAPIVAATQPINTLAFVFDGVNYGASDFAYASYSLVTVSLISVGVEFLLYRSKHFIGIWFALAIYMTLRMLAGVWRMGTGTGPWSYLRGR